In the genome of Pseudomonas sp. HS6, one region contains:
- the imuA gene encoding translesion DNA synthesis-associated protein ImuA, with product MGAVVALDTLFNGGQVWKGRPAPPAASPQPTGHAALDAALPSGGWPEAALSEILLAGPGVGELQLVWPTLARLSAAGERIVLVAPPFVPYPQAWANAGVDLRQLSVIQASERDALWAAEQCLRSGSCGAVLCWPHKADDRALRRLQVAAETGQTLAFAWRPLSEAVNPSPAALRIAIDARPAQLRVLKCRGGLARSAPIAFTVGH from the coding sequence ATGGGTGCCGTCGTTGCGCTGGATACGCTGTTCAATGGCGGCCAGGTCTGGAAGGGCCGGCCTGCGCCACCGGCCGCCAGCCCGCAACCCACCGGGCACGCGGCGCTGGACGCCGCCTTGCCCAGTGGCGGCTGGCCGGAAGCGGCGCTGAGCGAAATCCTCCTGGCTGGCCCCGGTGTCGGCGAACTGCAACTGGTGTGGCCGACGCTGGCGCGGTTGTCAGCGGCGGGCGAGCGCATCGTGCTGGTGGCGCCGCCGTTCGTGCCGTATCCGCAGGCGTGGGCCAATGCCGGGGTCGATTTGCGTCAGTTGTCGGTGATCCAGGCCAGCGAACGCGATGCGTTGTGGGCGGCGGAGCAATGCCTGCGCTCGGGCAGTTGCGGCGCGGTGCTGTGCTGGCCGCACAAGGCCGATGACCGCGCCTTGCGACGATTGCAGGTGGCGGCGGAAACCGGCCAGACCCTGGCGTTCGCATGGCGACCCTTGAGCGAAGCGGTCAACCCGTCACCGGCCGCGCTGCGCATTGCCATCGATGCGCGCCCGGCGCAATTGCGCGTGCTCAAATGCCGGGGCGGACTGGCGCGCAGTGCACCGATTGCCTTCACCGTGGGGCATTGA
- a CDS encoding DNA polymerase Y family protein, with amino-acid sequence MRWVCILFPQLALDAVLRQRPDPEQPLALLSGPAQRRVLQAVNPSARALGLRPGQSMTAAQAMSKGFVTVDYDAAEVEHWQQFLAAWAYRFSAQVSVHYPRTVVFEIESSLGLFGSWAQFEARLRTELTELGFRHRIVAAPNPVAARVLANAYDGLVVPDGEALRHHLGQLPVDRIGLEPSVATALSRMGLRNLHQVQGLPRQALARRFEAPMLKHLDTLFGARPLALAFYLPPDRFDVRIELNFDVQSHQALLFPLRRLTSDLAAFLCGRDSGVQRFDLHLEHAGLPDTLIKVGLLSAERDPAMLFELARGRLEQVQVEAPVRGFRLRAEDLPSFVPQFQELFDDRPQQTLPWEQLRERLRARLGDEAVQGLRFQADHRPECAWQSADDKQRCAALPGVQRPGWLLGEPQSVPEGSARILMGPERIESGWWDGDDVRRDYYLIQNRAGQQGWAYRAVGEGGPLWLQGWFA; translated from the coding sequence ATGCGCTGGGTTTGCATTCTGTTCCCGCAATTGGCCCTCGACGCCGTGCTGCGTCAGCGCCCCGATCCCGAGCAACCCTTGGCGCTGCTCAGCGGCCCGGCCCAGCGCCGGGTGCTGCAAGCGGTCAATCCTTCGGCGCGGGCGCTGGGCTTGCGTCCGGGGCAGTCGATGACCGCCGCGCAGGCCATGAGCAAAGGGTTTGTCACCGTCGATTACGACGCAGCCGAGGTCGAGCACTGGCAGCAGTTTCTCGCGGCCTGGGCCTATCGCTTCAGCGCTCAGGTCAGCGTGCATTACCCGCGCACCGTGGTGTTCGAGATTGAATCGAGCCTCGGACTGTTCGGTTCCTGGGCGCAGTTCGAGGCGCGCTTGCGCACGGAGCTGACTGAGCTGGGCTTTCGTCACCGCATCGTCGCCGCGCCTAACCCGGTGGCGGCGCGGGTGTTGGCCAATGCCTATGACGGCTTGGTGGTGCCCGACGGTGAAGCCCTGCGCCATCACCTCGGGCAACTGCCGGTCGACCGCATCGGGCTTGAACCGAGCGTGGCCACGGCGTTGTCGCGCATGGGCCTTCGCAACCTCCATCAGGTGCAGGGTCTGCCGCGTCAGGCCCTGGCCCGGCGTTTCGAGGCGCCGATGCTCAAGCATCTGGATACGCTGTTCGGCGCACGGCCACTGGCGCTGGCGTTCTACCTGCCGCCGGATCGCTTCGATGTGCGCATCGAACTCAATTTCGACGTGCAGTCCCATCAGGCGCTGCTGTTCCCGTTGCGCCGCCTGACGTCCGATCTGGCGGCGTTTTTGTGCGGGCGCGACAGCGGCGTACAGCGCTTCGATCTGCATCTGGAACATGCGGGGCTGCCGGACACGCTGATCAAGGTCGGCCTGCTCAGCGCCGAGCGCGATCCGGCGATGCTCTTCGAGCTGGCCCGTGGTCGATTGGAGCAGGTGCAGGTCGAAGCCCCGGTGCGCGGTTTTCGTCTGCGCGCCGAAGACCTGCCGAGTTTCGTGCCGCAGTTTCAGGAATTGTTCGACGACCGTCCGCAGCAGACCTTGCCCTGGGAGCAACTGCGCGAACGCTTGCGGGCACGGCTGGGGGATGAGGCGGTGCAGGGGCTGCGCTTTCAGGCCGATCACCGACCGGAGTGCGCATGGCAGAGCGCCGACGACAAGCAGCGTTGCGCGGCATTGCCGGGCGTGCAGCGTCCGGGCTGGTTGTTGGGCGAGCCGCAGTCCGTGCCCGAAGGTTCGGCGCGCATCCTCATGGGCCCGGAACGCATCGAATCGGGTTGGTGGGACGGTGATGACGTGCGCCGCGACTATTACCTGATCCAGAACCGCGCCGGCCAGCAAGGCTGGGCGTACCGGGCGGTGGGTGAGGGCGGCCCGTTGTGGCTGCAGGGCTGGTTCGCGTGA
- the lexA gene encoding transcriptional repressor LexA: protein MYSMTTLTPRRTAILTFIRERIAEHGQPPSLAEISEAFGFASRSVARKHVLALTEAGFIEVNPHQARGIRLLGQPARPELLEVPVLGRVAAGAPIGADADIHNRLMLDPALFSRTPDYMLRVQGDSMIEDGILDGDLVGVRRNPEALNGQIVVARLDGEVTIKRFERVGDEVRLLPRNPAYQPIVVRADQDLAIEGVFCGLVRQG, encoded by the coding sequence ATGTACTCCATGACGACTCTGACTCCCCGCCGTACCGCCATCCTGACCTTTATCCGCGAACGCATCGCCGAACACGGTCAGCCCCCAAGCCTCGCTGAAATCAGCGAGGCTTTTGGTTTTGCCTCCCGCAGCGTGGCGCGCAAGCATGTGCTGGCGCTCACTGAAGCCGGGTTTATCGAGGTCAATCCGCATCAGGCCCGGGGCATTCGCTTGCTCGGGCAACCGGCGCGACCGGAACTGCTCGAAGTCCCGGTACTCGGTCGGGTGGCCGCCGGTGCGCCCATCGGCGCCGATGCCGACATCCACAATCGGCTGATGCTCGATCCGGCGCTGTTCTCCCGCACGCCCGACTACATGCTGCGGGTGCAGGGCGATTCGATGATCGAAGACGGCATTCTCGATGGCGATCTGGTCGGCGTACGCCGCAACCCCGAGGCGCTCAACGGCCAGATCGTGGTGGCGCGGCTCGACGGTGAGGTCACCATCAAACGCTTCGAGCGGGTCGGCGATGAGGTTCGCCTGCTGCCGCGCAACCCGGCGTACCAGCCGATTGTCGTGCGGGCCGATCAGGACCTGGCCATCGAAGGGGTGTTCTGCGGTCTGGTGAGGCAAGGCTGA
- a CDS encoding LysR family transcriptional regulator, translating into MDKLGALKMFVVTAQLGSFSRAAEQLGKTPSALTKAVNHLESELGARLFERSTRRILLTEIGRLYLETARQVLQRLDEASEEIEQLQHGLRGSLKITAPLAYGRAFLDQVCDGFLQQYPQISLQVDLCDEFVNLLESGYDLALREGHDDLPGLIARVVGSNRLALCGSPEYLARKGLPVTPQTLDQHEWLLYRHPLLSREFWWAERDGQRLSLAQPAAPLLRSDNYDLLLASALAGRGLLHTPLWSAAPYIADGRLVRVMADYEIDPDSFGPHILAVYPSHRRATAKVVAFIDYIAGFLAERGLS; encoded by the coding sequence GACAAGCTGGGTGCACTGAAAATGTTCGTGGTCACCGCGCAGCTCGGCAGTTTCAGCCGCGCCGCCGAGCAACTGGGCAAGACCCCGTCGGCCCTGACCAAAGCGGTCAATCATCTGGAATCCGAACTCGGCGCGCGGCTGTTCGAGCGCAGCACGCGACGGATCCTGCTGACCGAAATCGGCCGGCTGTATCTGGAAACCGCACGCCAGGTGTTGCAACGGCTGGACGAGGCCAGCGAGGAAATCGAGCAGTTGCAGCATGGTTTGCGTGGCAGCCTGAAAATCACCGCACCGCTGGCGTACGGGCGGGCGTTTCTCGATCAGGTGTGTGACGGTTTTTTGCAGCAATACCCGCAGATCAGCCTGCAAGTGGATTTGTGCGACGAGTTCGTCAATCTGCTGGAAAGCGGTTACGACCTGGCGTTGCGCGAGGGACATGACGACTTGCCGGGGCTGATTGCCCGAGTGGTCGGCAGCAATCGCCTGGCACTGTGCGGCAGCCCCGAATACCTGGCGCGCAAGGGCTTGCCGGTGACACCGCAAACCCTCGATCAGCATGAATGGCTGCTGTACCGACATCCGTTGCTCAGCCGCGAGTTCTGGTGGGCCGAACGCGACGGCCAGCGCCTGAGCCTGGCGCAACCGGCGGCGCCGCTGTTGCGCAGTGATAATTACGATTTGCTGCTGGCCAGCGCCCTGGCCGGACGCGGCTTGCTGCACACGCCACTGTGGAGCGCCGCGCCGTACATCGCCGACGGGCGACTGGTGCGGGTCATGGCCGATTACGAGATCGATCCGGACAGCTTCGGCCCGCACATTCTGGCGGTGTACCCGAGCCATCGACGGGCGACGGCCAAGGTTGTCGCGTTTATCGACTACATCGCAGGGTTTCTCGCCGAACGCGGTTTGAGCTGA